AACAGCGCATCACCGGTCAGGCACTCCGAATGCACCCGGCCCAGCACCGGTTCGCCATCGGCGATGTCACCCAGGCTCAGGACGACGTGCTCGCGCCCGGTGGCCGACTCGAGAAAGCCATGCATGGTGAATTGCGCGAAAGGCGTGGGCAATTTGGAAGCGGCGACAAAAACGACGGGCACCGTTTGCTCCTAACTATGAAAGCTGAAAAGGCAACGCCGGTGCGGCACTGCCTTGGATCGGGAAAGCCGCATTGTAACAGCAGGTTCCAGCCGACGCTTATGCCGAATATTCGCTGGTTGCTATCGGAAAGCTAGATGAAATTCACGACCCATACCAGGCCCTGCAGCGACAACCACGCCATGGCACCGGCCAGCACATCGTCGAGCATGATCCCGGTACCGCCCTGTACATGGCGGTCGCACCAGCCGATGGGCCAGGGTTTGAGGATGTCGAATAAGCGGAACAACACGAATCCGGCCAGCAGCCATGCCCAGCCCGGCGGCACCAGCCACAGGGTGATCCACATGCCGACGATCTCGTCCCAGACGATGCCTTCGTGGTCATGTACGCCCAGGTCGTCGGCGACCTTGCCGCACAGCCAGCAGCCGAACAGCGCACTGGCCACCAGCATCGCGGCGTACCCCCAGAATGGCAGCAGTTGCAACAGAGGGATGAACGGGATGGCGATCAACGAGCCCCAGGTGCCCGGTGCCTTTGGCAGGGTGCCGGTACCAAAACCGAACGCCATGAAATGCCAGGGGTTGGTCCATACCGAAGGCGGGACGAACTCGGCGGAAATCTTCTCGGGGTTGTTGTTCACGATTCCACTCGGAAATGTTGGTAGCCCCGCACAGTCGGGGTGATGTCCTGGCCACGAGCGTCGAGCAGGGTGACGCCCTCGCCGGCCACGGCACGGCCAATGACCGTCACCGGCCAACCGGCCGCCTGCAG
The Pseudomonas sp. DTU_2021_1001937_2_SI_NGA_ILE_001 DNA segment above includes these coding regions:
- a CDS encoding phosphatidylglycerophosphatase A, giving the protein MNNNPEKISAEFVPPSVWTNPWHFMAFGFGTGTLPKAPGTWGSLIAIPFIPLLQLLPFWGYAAMLVASALFGCWLCGKVADDLGVHDHEGIVWDEIVGMWITLWLVPPGWAWLLAGFVLFRLFDILKPWPIGWCDRHVQGGTGIMLDDVLAGAMAWLSLQGLVWVVNFI